A part of Gossypium hirsutum isolate 1008001.06 chromosome A07, Gossypium_hirsutum_v2.1, whole genome shotgun sequence genomic DNA contains:
- the LOC107956378 gene encoding uncharacterized protein: MAEKDNFQNARLSNTAARGRPVTNVGNEINSRGVSKDSAVRSKAKAPTRAYAIRAREDASSPDVITGIFYLYDTNVVALTDLGSTYSYICMNLLTLHDVIMNYRQKVIELNCENNETLRVETDKSSELPIVISLMSAQRYVRKGCETFLMYVLNTKVSELKIKSVPVVCEYSDMFPEELPRLPLVREVESAIDLVPGTAPILIAPYRAAPT, translated from the exons ATGGCTGAGAAAGATAATTTTCAAAATGCAAGATTGAGTAACACTGCAGCTAGAGGAAGGCCAGTGACAAATGTGGGAAACGAGATCAATAGTAGAGGGGTATCGAAAGACTCAGCTGTGAGATCGAAAGCTAAAGCACCTAcgagagcttatgctattcgtgctcgcgAGGATGCGTCCTCCCCTGACGTGATCACTGGTATATTTtatctttatgatactaatgtagttgcattaacTGATCTTGGATCGACTtattcctatatttgcatgaatttg ttgactttgcatgatgtcATAATGAATTATAGGCAAaaggttattgaattaaattgtgaaaacaaTGAAACTCTTCGGGTTGAGACGGATAAGTCGAGTGAATTACCTATTGTGATTTCTTTAATGTCAGCTCAGAGGtatgtaagaaagggttgtgaaaCATTTCTCATGTATGTACTGAATACTAAGGTGTCTGAATTGAAGATCAAATCTGTgccagtagtttgtgaatattcggacatgttcccagaagagttgccAAGGTTACCACTGGTCAGAGAGGTGGAGTCTGCTATTGATTTGGTACCAGGGACTGcaccgatattgatagctccgtatagagcGGCTCCAACctag